In a single window of the Cydia pomonella isolate Wapato2018A chromosome 2, ilCydPomo1, whole genome shotgun sequence genome:
- the LOC133534778 gene encoding uncharacterized protein LOC133534778 isoform X1 has protein sequence MYILYCFCNPTSMILFLQSRPSLEQVVAIVDFMEKHQTLALGLLRGLEGREESKKLWFQLTRIVNGITGPTRPMKSWIKYWADKKSTVRNKVISGGGDPNSLCSNIEKKIWDLFLASDGGKSTKSRSSVKQESHFVDDNFFNEDSMEPNHIESEPVLAFEEPMMDYEERQVAVMEKLVKVMSDQAAAMSQMAHATLVNSQAMERLAESSHIQARALERLAATFENISGATHDIRGSIVDIDSTMKRFYSTSPT, from the exons atgtatattttatattgtttttgtaatcCCACatctatgattttatttttacagtccCGACCCAGCCTGGAGCAGGTGGTAGCTATTGTAGACTTCATGGAAAAACACCAAACTTTGGCTCTTGGGCTATTGCGAGGACTAGAAGGGCGGGAGGAGAGCAAGAAGTTATGGTTCCAGCTTACGCGGATAGTCAATGGTATAACTGGACCTACTAGACCTATGAAGTCATGGATTAAA taTTGGGCAGACAAGAAATCCACTGTAAGGAATAAAGTTATCTCAGGCGGAGGTGATCCTAACAGCTTGTGTTCCAATATTGAGAAGAAGATATGGGACTTGTTTCTAGCAAGCGATGGAGGTAAATCTACTA AGTCCCGCAGTTCAGTGAAGCAGGAGTCCCATTTTGTAGATGACAACTTTTTCAATGAGGACAGTATGGAGCCAAACCATATTGAGTCTGAACCAGTCCTAGCCTTTGAGGAGCCTATGATGGATTATGAGGAGCGCCAAGTAGCTGTCATGGAGAAATTA GTAAAAGTGATGAGCGACCAAGCTGCGGCGATGTCGCAAATGGCGCACGCCACCCTAGTCAACTCGCAGGCCATGGAGCGGTTAGCGGAATCCTCGCATATACAg GCCCGAGCCCTCGAGCGGCTCGCAGCCACCTTCGAGAACATATCGGGCGCCACGCACGACATCAGAGGCTCCATCGTCGACATCGACTCCACCATGAAAAGGTTCTACTCCACGTCGCCCACGTAG
- the LOC133534778 gene encoding uncharacterized protein LOC133534778 isoform X3, which yields MSDRSIASRPSLEQVVAIVDFMEKHQTLALGLLRGLEGREESKKLWFQLTRIVNGITGPTRPMKSWIKYWADKKSTVRNKVISGGGDPNSLCSNIEKKIWDLFLASDGGKSTKSRSSVKQESHFVDDNFFNEDSMEPNHIESEPVLAFEEPMMDYEERQVAVMEKLVKVMSDQAAAMSQMAHATLVNSQAMERLAESSHIQARALERLAATFENISGATHDIRGSIVDIDSTMKRFYSTSPT from the exons ATGTCGGATCGTTCTATAGCC tccCGACCCAGCCTGGAGCAGGTGGTAGCTATTGTAGACTTCATGGAAAAACACCAAACTTTGGCTCTTGGGCTATTGCGAGGACTAGAAGGGCGGGAGGAGAGCAAGAAGTTATGGTTCCAGCTTACGCGGATAGTCAATGGTATAACTGGACCTACTAGACCTATGAAGTCATGGATTAAA taTTGGGCAGACAAGAAATCCACTGTAAGGAATAAAGTTATCTCAGGCGGAGGTGATCCTAACAGCTTGTGTTCCAATATTGAGAAGAAGATATGGGACTTGTTTCTAGCAAGCGATGGAGGTAAATCTACTA AGTCCCGCAGTTCAGTGAAGCAGGAGTCCCATTTTGTAGATGACAACTTTTTCAATGAGGACAGTATGGAGCCAAACCATATTGAGTCTGAACCAGTCCTAGCCTTTGAGGAGCCTATGATGGATTATGAGGAGCGCCAAGTAGCTGTCATGGAGAAATTA GTAAAAGTGATGAGCGACCAAGCTGCGGCGATGTCGCAAATGGCGCACGCCACCCTAGTCAACTCGCAGGCCATGGAGCGGTTAGCGGAATCCTCGCATATACAg GCCCGAGCCCTCGAGCGGCTCGCAGCCACCTTCGAGAACATATCGGGCGCCACGCACGACATCAGAGGCTCCATCGTCGACATCGACTCCACCATGAAAAGGTTCTACTCCACGTCGCCCACGTAG
- the LOC133534778 gene encoding uncharacterized protein LOC133534778 isoform X2: MYILYCFCNPTSMILFLQSRPSLEQVVAIVDFMEKHQTLALGLLRGLEGREESKKLWFQLTRIVNGITGPTRPMKSWIKYWADKKSTVRNKVISGGGDPNSLCSNIEKKIWDLFLASDGESRSSVKQESHFVDDNFFNEDSMEPNHIESEPVLAFEEPMMDYEERQVAVMEKLVKVMSDQAAAMSQMAHATLVNSQAMERLAESSHIQARALERLAATFENISGATHDIRGSIVDIDSTMKRFYSTSPT, translated from the exons atgtatattttatattgtttttgtaatcCCACatctatgattttatttttacagtccCGACCCAGCCTGGAGCAGGTGGTAGCTATTGTAGACTTCATGGAAAAACACCAAACTTTGGCTCTTGGGCTATTGCGAGGACTAGAAGGGCGGGAGGAGAGCAAGAAGTTATGGTTCCAGCTTACGCGGATAGTCAATGGTATAACTGGACCTACTAGACCTATGAAGTCATGGATTAAA taTTGGGCAGACAAGAAATCCACTGTAAGGAATAAAGTTATCTCAGGCGGAGGTGATCCTAACAGCTTGTGTTCCAATATTGAGAAGAAGATATGGGACTTGTTTCTAGCAAGCGATGGAG AGTCCCGCAGTTCAGTGAAGCAGGAGTCCCATTTTGTAGATGACAACTTTTTCAATGAGGACAGTATGGAGCCAAACCATATTGAGTCTGAACCAGTCCTAGCCTTTGAGGAGCCTATGATGGATTATGAGGAGCGCCAAGTAGCTGTCATGGAGAAATTA GTAAAAGTGATGAGCGACCAAGCTGCGGCGATGTCGCAAATGGCGCACGCCACCCTAGTCAACTCGCAGGCCATGGAGCGGTTAGCGGAATCCTCGCATATACAg GCCCGAGCCCTCGAGCGGCTCGCAGCCACCTTCGAGAACATATCGGGCGCCACGCACGACATCAGAGGCTCCATCGTCGACATCGACTCCACCATGAAAAGGTTCTACTCCACGTCGCCCACGTAG